A window of Desulfobacteraceae bacterium genomic DNA:
ACGGAGGTCAGGAAACCACCATCACCTCGTTTCACAACACGCTGTTCCATCACGGCATGATCGTCGTGGGAGTTCCCTATTCCTGCCAGGAGCTCAGCAACATGCGTGAAATCACCGGGGGGTCACCCTACGGGGCGACCACACTGGCCGATACCGATGGCAGCCGCATGCCTTCGGAGAACGAATCTAAAATTGCCCGCTTCCAGGGTGCACACGTAACAGAAGTGGCCAGGAGACAATCAACCGATCGGGACAAGCGATAGTCCCCACGGCTGCCCCCTGCCACACCACACCGCACGCGGATCACCCAACCGGCGGTTGAGCGGGTCAGGGCAGGCGCTCGGGGTCACCGGAACATCGAGTTCGGGAAAGACAGCCAATGGCGAAACTGGGATCAAAAGAGAGGCCCATTGTTGTCCGGGTTCAAACAGAGGAAAGAGCCAAATACGTCGCCGATATTTGTGAAAAAAACGGGTGGCAGTTTATAGCCGCTTTGGAACCTGACAAGCCTGAAGACATTTCAGACCTGGAAAAGGCTTTGAACCCTCCCCAGGCGGTCAAATCGGAAAAGGTCGGCAGAAACAGCCCGTGCCCATGCGGCAGCGGCAAAAAGTACAAGAAATGCT
This region includes:
- a CDS encoding SEC-C domain-containing protein, which codes for MGSKERPIVVRVQTEERAKYVADICEKNGWQFIAALEPDKPEDISDLEKALNPPQAVKSEKVGRNSPCPCGSGKKYKKCCGAIGA